The Thermosulfurimonas sp. F29 genome includes a window with the following:
- the waaC gene encoding lipopolysaccharide heptosyltransferase I, translating to MKKLLLVKLSALGDVVQTLPVLAALKRVHPGLAIHWVVEEEQAELLAGHPLIERLLVFPRRRILRCLRNPRTLPRGWSLARKFLQDLRAERYDAVLDLQGLLKSALVVALARSRRRIGFANHREGSPLVLTEKLPPYDPDLHAVRRYLSAAEHLGGRPEPVEFPLPPHPSAETVGRRLRLPPPPWLVFIPATRWPTKLWPDEHWRDLAGRACALGLPLLWIGGPGDRDYLAGLALRGTDLSGRLSLKELAGILSGAAAVVSVDTGPMHLAAALGRPVVALFGPTAPWRTGPFGEGHRVLRAGLPCSPCFRRSCPEPRCMSGISPEEVLQALTETLERSRRGSPRDRR from the coding sequence ATGAAAAAACTCCTCCTGGTGAAGCTTTCCGCTCTGGGGGATGTGGTGCAGACGCTTCCGGTGCTTGCCGCGCTCAAGCGGGTGCATCCGGGACTCGCCATCCACTGGGTGGTGGAGGAGGAGCAGGCGGAGCTGCTTGCGGGACACCCTTTGATAGAACGGCTGCTGGTCTTCCCCCGACGGCGGATTCTTCGCTGTCTCCGCAACCCCCGCACCCTTCCCCGGGGATGGTCCCTGGCGCGGAAGTTCCTGCAGGACCTCCGTGCCGAGCGCTACGACGCGGTGCTAGACCTCCAGGGGCTTCTCAAGAGCGCTCTGGTGGTGGCTCTGGCCCGTTCCCGGCGCAGGATCGGCTTTGCCAACCACCGGGAGGGAAGCCCTCTGGTGCTTACGGAGAAGCTCCCGCCTTACGATCCGGATCTTCACGCCGTAAGGCGTTACCTCTCCGCGGCGGAACACCTGGGAGGAAGGCCCGAACCGGTGGAATTCCCCCTGCCCCCGCATCCCTCCGCAGAGACCGTGGGGCGAAGGCTCCGTCTTCCGCCTCCGCCCTGGCTGGTCTTTATCCCGGCCACCCGATGGCCCACCAAGCTCTGGCCCGATGAGCACTGGAGGGACCTTGCCGGGAGAGCGTGTGCCCTGGGGCTTCCCCTGCTCTGGATAGGGGGTCCCGGGGATCGGGACTACCTGGCCGGGTTGGCCCTGAGGGGCACGGATCTCTCCGGTCGGCTGAGCCTGAAGGAACTTGCGGGAATCCTTTCCGGGGCCGCGGCGGTGGTCTCCGTGGACACCGGCCCCATGCACCTGGCCGCGGCCCTGGGAAGGCCGGTGGTGGCTCTCTTCGGACCCACCGCCCCGTGGCGCACCGGCCCCTTCGGAGAGGGACACCGGGTGCTCCGCGCGGGGCTTCCCTGCAGTCCCTGCTTCCGCAGATCCTGTCCCGAACCCCGCTGCATGTCCGGAATTTCCCCGGAGGAAGTCCTGCAGGCCCTCACGGAAACTCTGGAGCGCAGTAGACGCGGAAGCCCTCGGGACCGTAGGTGA
- the uvrA gene encoding excinuclease ABC subunit UvrA — MKGMDRKIVLRNCREHNLRGFDLEIPLYRVVAVTGVSGSGKSSLVFDTLFAEGQRRYLETFSTYVRQYFERLPRPRVDLVENIPPAIAIAQINPVRSSRSTVGTLSEITHFAKMLYFRAAEARCEACGRPVISTDPATAAEKILRETSGERAVLTAPVRAESDPELLRKGLLQAGYTRVFAADRVCEIEEVERFPEEVEVVLDRLPIGPESRERLIEALERGFSMAGEVRVHLSYGRELRFTDRQRCPYCGLSVPRRTPNLFSFNSPLGACPECRGFGRVLDIDWNLVVPDPRKSLREGAITVLTMPFAWEVREDLLEYCRREGIPLDRPWGELPEEVRRKILFGDGDWYGVRELFDWLESRRYKAHVRILLSRFRAYRECPLCRGTRFRREALQFFLGGLNLGQFYALPVAEARRFLEEELLSRDLPRAEEVLAREIHRRLRYLDEVGLSYLTLDRQSRTLSGGEVARVLLTRALSSDLTETLYLFDEPTTGLHPRDTARVVNFLRELSRRGNTAVVVEHDPEVILSADLVVDLGPGAGREGGRLLFAGSPRELLSSGTPTGEALRERERRRTAPPEPPPDLAARPALVLSGARENNLKDLTVRIPHGTLTVVCGVSGSGKSTLVELCLWRGLRRLRGEATEPPGRFSSLSGHEVFDAVELLDQSPLARTPRGTVATYLGVYGLIRRLLASSPEARARGFSESHFSFNSPEGRCPECEGLGYQVVEMQFLSDLTFPCEACGGRRFRPEVLAVRWRGRNVSEILDLTVEEALEFFGGHSEMVRRLRAAAEVGLSYLRLGQALSTLSGGEAQRLKMARVFALPENRRALLILDEPTVGLHLRDVEKLLSALRGLVSRGHTVVAVEHHPEVVLSADWVIELGPEGGEAGGHLLHQGPVRELLEKDTPTGVWLRRYLSGEIRLEGKGSPERESPSPRVISLRGARHHNLKNIDLDLPREKLIVVTGVSGSGKSTLAFDLIFAEGQRRYLESLPAYLRQFVKLHEEPEVDLIAGLPPTAALEQRSSRPGPRSTVGTLTEILPYLRLLFARVGEPHCPRCGRPLSRVRREDLAERILSEFSGRTVKILSPRVRRRKGYHRPVFERAHRAGYDEVRVDGRFLSIPPFPELSRFREHTIEVVVGEVEVRPERADHLRDLLAEALSGGGGEAVIWSPEGELFLSERLSCAACGVSLPEPDPLLFSFNTRAGACSECGGLGEKSGNPCPSCGGSRLRPEALAFRVGGRNIAELSDLSAAELREFLRKLSFSGRAAEIAAPLVREITSRLEFLIEVGLPYLSLSRPGESLSGGEAQRVRLAAELGSNLTGVAYILDEPTIGLHPRDTERLLAALKRLRDRGNTVIVVEHDEDTIRAADLVVDLGPGGGRRGGEVVYCGPPEGLSRASRSVTARVLSDRGRYRLSGRARRPERFVTVHGARFRNLKDLTVRFPLGALTVVTGVSGSGKSTLVMEVLFQSLHRILSGRGKPVGCRRIEGHENLRRVLSVDHSPIGRTPRSTPATYVGFMTAIRRLFAGLPEARARGYTESRFSFNVEEGRCPACKGQGLIRVEMKFLPEVYQTCALCGGTRYNEETLAVRYRGRNIAEVLQMTMEEAREFFEAVPEIRRPLEILCDLGLDYLTLGQPSPTLSGGEAQRVKLATEFVKGGRGGTLYVLDEPSTGLHLADVQKLMRLLHGLVDRGHTVVVIEHNLEVVREADWIVDLGPEGGEAGGKLLYQGPPEGLLSLDTPTARALREYLDRGR; from the coding sequence ATGAAAGGAATGGATCGAAAAATAGTCCTCCGAAATTGCCGGGAACACAATCTCAGGGGGTTCGATCTGGAGATTCCCCTCTACCGGGTGGTGGCGGTGACCGGGGTCTCCGGATCGGGGAAGTCCAGCCTGGTCTTCGACACCCTTTTCGCCGAGGGCCAGAGGCGCTATCTCGAGACCTTCTCCACCTATGTGCGGCAGTACTTCGAGCGTCTGCCCCGCCCCAGGGTGGATCTGGTGGAAAACATCCCCCCGGCCATAGCCATAGCCCAGATCAATCCGGTGAGAAGCTCCCGCTCCACGGTGGGGACCCTTTCCGAGATCACCCACTTCGCCAAGATGCTCTACTTCCGGGCCGCGGAAGCCAGATGTGAGGCCTGCGGAAGACCGGTGATAAGTACCGATCCCGCCACGGCGGCGGAAAAGATCCTCCGGGAGACAAGCGGAGAGCGGGCGGTCCTCACCGCGCCCGTCCGGGCCGAAAGCGACCCCGAACTCCTCCGGAAGGGACTTCTTCAGGCCGGCTACACCCGGGTCTTTGCCGCCGACCGGGTGTGCGAGATCGAGGAGGTGGAGCGTTTCCCCGAGGAGGTGGAGGTGGTTCTCGACCGTCTCCCCATCGGCCCGGAGAGTCGCGAACGCCTGATCGAGGCCCTGGAGCGGGGTTTTTCCATGGCCGGAGAGGTGCGGGTGCACCTTTCCTACGGAAGGGAACTCCGCTTCACCGACCGCCAGAGGTGTCCCTACTGCGGGCTTTCCGTGCCCCGGCGAACGCCCAACCTCTTCTCCTTCAACAGCCCCCTGGGGGCCTGTCCGGAGTGTCGGGGGTTCGGACGGGTGCTGGACATCGACTGGAACCTGGTGGTGCCGGATCCGCGGAAGTCCCTCCGGGAGGGGGCCATCACCGTGCTCACCATGCCCTTCGCCTGGGAGGTCCGGGAGGACCTGCTGGAGTACTGCCGTAGGGAGGGGATCCCTCTTGATCGACCCTGGGGGGAATTGCCCGAGGAGGTACGCCGGAAGATCCTTTTCGGGGACGGAGACTGGTACGGGGTGCGCGAACTCTTCGACTGGCTGGAGTCCAGGCGCTACAAGGCCCATGTGCGCATCCTGCTTTCCCGTTTTCGGGCCTACCGGGAGTGTCCGCTCTGCCGGGGGACCCGTTTTCGCCGGGAGGCCCTGCAGTTCTTCCTGGGGGGACTCAACCTGGGACAATTCTACGCCCTTCCGGTGGCCGAGGCCCGCCGTTTCCTGGAAGAGGAACTCCTTTCCCGGGATCTTCCCCGGGCCGAGGAGGTGCTCGCCCGGGAGATCCACCGGCGCCTGCGGTACCTGGACGAGGTGGGGCTCTCCTACCTCACCCTGGATCGGCAGAGCCGGACCCTTTCCGGGGGCGAGGTGGCCCGGGTGCTTCTAACCCGGGCCCTTTCCTCGGATCTCACCGAGACCCTCTACCTCTTCGACGAACCCACCACCGGGCTCCATCCCCGGGATACCGCGCGGGTGGTGAACTTTCTGCGGGAACTTTCCCGGCGGGGGAACACCGCCGTGGTGGTGGAGCACGACCCCGAGGTGATCCTTTCGGCGGACCTGGTGGTGGACCTGGGCCCCGGGGCGGGTCGTGAGGGAGGTCGGCTCCTCTTCGCGGGGTCCCCCCGCGAGTTGCTTTCCTCCGGGACCCCCACGGGGGAGGCCCTGCGCGAGCGGGAGAGGCGGAGGACGGCCCCTCCCGAACCCCCTCCGGATCTCGCGGCACGGCCGGCCCTCGTTCTTTCCGGGGCGAGGGAAAACAACCTCAAGGACCTCACCGTTCGGATCCCGCACGGGACCCTCACGGTGGTCTGCGGGGTTTCGGGTTCGGGAAAGTCCACCCTGGTGGAGCTGTGTCTCTGGCGGGGCCTCAGGCGCCTGCGCGGGGAGGCCACGGAGCCTCCGGGTCGCTTCTCCTCTCTCTCCGGACACGAGGTCTTCGACGCGGTGGAACTCCTGGATCAGAGTCCCCTGGCCCGCACCCCTCGGGGCACCGTGGCCACTTACCTGGGGGTCTACGGTCTCATCCGGCGTCTCCTGGCCTCCTCACCGGAGGCTAGGGCCCGGGGGTTTTCCGAGAGTCACTTTTCCTTCAACTCCCCGGAGGGGCGCTGTCCGGAGTGCGAGGGGCTGGGTTATCAGGTGGTGGAGATGCAGTTTCTTTCGGACCTCACCTTCCCCTGCGAGGCCTGCGGCGGCCGGCGCTTCCGTCCGGAGGTGCTCGCGGTGCGCTGGCGGGGACGCAATGTCTCGGAGATCCTGGATCTTACCGTGGAGGAGGCCCTGGAGTTTTTCGGGGGCCATTCCGAGATGGTCCGGAGGCTTCGGGCCGCGGCGGAGGTGGGGCTTTCCTATCTGCGCCTGGGACAGGCCCTTTCCACCCTCTCCGGTGGAGAGGCCCAGCGTCTCAAAATGGCCCGCGTCTTCGCCCTGCCCGAGAACAGGCGAGCCCTCCTCATCCTGGACGAACCCACCGTGGGACTCCACCTGCGGGATGTGGAAAAACTCCTCTCGGCCTTACGGGGGCTGGTAAGTCGCGGGCACACCGTGGTGGCCGTGGAACACCATCCCGAGGTGGTCCTTTCCGCGGACTGGGTGATCGAGCTCGGTCCGGAGGGTGGCGAGGCCGGAGGACACCTCCTTCATCAGGGGCCGGTCCGGGAACTCCTGGAAAAGGATACGCCCACCGGGGTCTGGCTGAGACGCTATCTTTCCGGAGAAATCCGCCTGGAAGGAAAGGGTTCTCCGGAAAGGGAATCCCCTTCCCCGCGGGTGATCAGCCTTCGGGGAGCCCGGCACCACAACCTGAAAAACATCGATCTGGATCTGCCCCGGGAAAAGCTCATCGTGGTGACCGGCGTATCCGGCTCGGGTAAATCCACTCTGGCCTTTGATCTCATTTTCGCCGAGGGCCAGCGGCGGTATCTAGAGAGCCTTCCGGCCTACCTGCGACAGTTCGTGAAACTCCACGAGGAACCCGAGGTGGACCTCATCGCGGGGCTTCCCCCCACCGCGGCCCTGGAACAGCGCTCCAGCCGCCCCGGGCCCCGCTCCACCGTGGGGACCCTCACCGAGATCCTTCCCTACCTGCGTCTTCTCTTCGCCCGGGTGGGGGAACCCCACTGCCCCCGCTGCGGACGCCCCCTCTCCAGGGTCCGCCGGGAGGATCTGGCCGAAAGAATCCTCTCGGAGTTTTCCGGCCGCACGGTAAAGATCCTCTCCCCCCGGGTGCGCCGGCGCAAGGGGTACCATCGTCCCGTCTTCGAAAGGGCCCACCGGGCCGGATACGACGAGGTGCGGGTGGACGGAAGGTTCCTTTCCATCCCCCCGTTTCCGGAACTCTCCCGTTTCCGGGAACACACCATCGAGGTGGTGGTGGGGGAGGTGGAGGTGAGGCCCGAGAGGGCGGATCACCTGCGAGATCTCCTGGCGGAGGCGCTTTCCGGGGGCGGGGGCGAGGCGGTGATCTGGTCTCCGGAGGGGGAGCTTTTCCTGAGCGAGAGGCTGAGCTGCGCAGCCTGCGGGGTGAGCCTCCCGGAGCCGGATCCCCTCCTTTTTTCCTTCAACACCAGGGCCGGGGCCTGTTCGGAATGCGGAGGGCTCGGAGAGAAAAGCGGGAACCCCTGTCCCTCCTGCGGGGGAAGCCGCCTTCGCCCCGAGGCCCTGGCCTTCCGCGTGGGAGGACGGAACATCGCCGAACTGTCCGATCTTTCCGCGGCGGAGCTGCGGGAGTTTCTGCGGAAGCTGTCCTTTTCCGGAAGGGCGGCGGAGATCGCCGCCCCCCTCGTACGGGAGATCACTTCCCGGCTGGAATTCCTGATCGAGGTGGGGCTGCCCTACCTGAGTCTCTCCCGTCCGGGGGAAAGCCTTTCCGGGGGCGAGGCCCAGCGGGTGAGGCTGGCCGCCGAACTCGGCTCCAACCTCACCGGGGTGGCCTACATACTGGACGAGCCCACCATCGGGCTCCATCCCCGGGACACGGAACGGCTGCTCGCGGCCCTCAAACGCCTCCGCGACCGGGGCAATACCGTAATCGTGGTGGAACACGACGAGGACACCATCCGGGCCGCGGACCTGGTGGTGGACCTGGGTCCCGGTGGCGGTCGTCGGGGCGGGGAGGTGGTCTACTGCGGTCCTCCGGAGGGACTTTCCCGGGCCTCCCGTTCGGTGACCGCCCGGGTGCTTTCCGATCGCGGACGCTACCGGCTTTCCGGCCGCGCACGCCGTCCCGAACGGTTCGTAACCGTTCACGGGGCCCGGTTCCGCAACCTCAAGGACCTCACCGTACGTTTCCCCCTGGGGGCCCTTACCGTGGTGACCGGAGTGTCCGGCTCCGGCAAGTCCACCCTGGTCATGGAGGTGCTCTTTCAGAGTCTCCACCGGATCCTTTCCGGCCGCGGGAAACCGGTGGGGTGCCGGCGGATCGAGGGTCACGAAAACCTGCGCCGGGTCCTTTCCGTGGATCATTCCCCCATCGGCCGCACCCCTCGCTCCACCCCGGCCACCTATGTGGGATTTATGACCGCCATAAGGCGACTGTTCGCCGGTCTCCCGGAAGCACGGGCCCGGGGCTACACCGAAAGCCGGTTCTCCTTTAATGTGGAGGAGGGAAGGTGTCCGGCCTGCAAGGGGCAGGGGCTCATCCGGGTGGAGATGAAGTTTCTGCCGGAGGTGTACCAGACCTGTGCCCTGTGTGGCGGGACGCGCTACAACGAGGAGACGCTGGCGGTGCGTTATCGGGGACGCAACATCGCCGAGGTCCTTCAGATGACCATGGAGGAGGCCCGGGAGTTCTTCGAGGCGGTGCCCGAGATCCGGCGCCCTCTGGAAATTCTGTGCGACCTGGGGCTGGACTACCTCACCCTGGGACAGCCCAGCCCCACCCTCTCCGGGGGCGAGGCCCAGCGGGTAAAGCTCGCTACGGAGTTCGTAAAGGGCGGACGCGGCGGCACCCTCTATGTGCTGGACGAACCCTCCACCGGACTGCACCTGGCGGATGTGCAAAAGCTCATGCGCCTCCTTCACGGTCTGGTGGACCGGGGACACACCGTGGTGGTGATCGAACACAATCTCGAGGTCGTCAGGGAGGCGGACTGGATCGTGGACCTGGGGCCGGAGGGAGGGGAAGCCGGTGGGAAACTCCTTTACCAGGGCCCGCCGGAGGGGTTGCTCTCCCTGGACACCCCCACGGCCCGGGCCCTGCGAGAGTACCTGGATAGAGGACGATGA
- a CDS encoding GGDEF domain-containing protein, with translation MNFKKVEELLDKRRINLPSPPALAIRLLESVREEDYKRLAETIRLDPALAARVLGLANSQLYRTGATEITSIETALSLLGTDVIKNMALSFAVAHSFPRKGRSYGFDLERFWKRAVTNAVSARLLAQRISLEDDHLFTAGLLMDLGVLLLHLILEEEYARVFDEKEVSEKPLWEVEQALLGFTHAEAGAYLFRRWHLPEHIIQDVCFHHRWEEAPEEFREHARLLSMAALLGGIYFSEKKTVKYNRALREIPKFLGISGEDTEALIDQVARECQEIFSFFDLPVENIPPYSELVEEAHQELERLSLNCALILRQLKEEKARAEELAHRLREANERLRLLSILDGLTELYNHRYFQERLREEFERARRYRRSISLIMLDIDHFKKINDTYGHLAGDFILRGLSRLIRENIRKSDIPARYGGEEFAIILPETDLRGASVLGERLREKVAQEPFYFEEHAIRVTISVGVASCFPSMNGTDPRKLLETADKALYYSKTHGRNRLTAVIVH, from the coding sequence ATGAATTTCAAGAAGGTGGAAGAGTTGCTTGACAAACGACGGATTAATCTTCCCTCTCCCCCGGCGCTAGCCATAAGACTGCTCGAGTCTGTACGGGAGGAGGATTACAAGAGGCTGGCCGAGACTATCCGTCTGGATCCGGCCCTGGCGGCACGGGTACTGGGCCTGGCCAACTCTCAACTTTACCGTACCGGGGCCACGGAGATTACTTCCATAGAAACGGCCCTCTCTCTTTTGGGCACGGATGTGATCAAGAATATGGCTCTCTCCTTTGCGGTGGCCCACAGTTTCCCCCGTAAGGGACGATCTTATGGATTTGATCTGGAGAGATTCTGGAAGAGGGCGGTAACCAATGCGGTCTCCGCCCGGCTCCTGGCTCAGAGAATCTCTCTCGAGGATGATCACCTTTTCACCGCAGGGCTTTTAATGGATCTGGGGGTTTTGCTTCTCCATCTGATCTTGGAGGAGGAATATGCCCGCGTGTTCGACGAAAAAGAGGTGAGCGAAAAGCCCCTGTGGGAGGTGGAGCAGGCACTTTTGGGATTTACCCATGCCGAAGCCGGAGCTTACCTCTTTCGGAGATGGCACCTTCCCGAACACATCATTCAGGATGTCTGTTTTCATCACAGATGGGAGGAGGCCCCGGAGGAATTTCGGGAACATGCCCGTTTGCTTTCTATGGCTGCTCTTCTGGGAGGTATTTATTTTAGTGAAAAGAAAACGGTGAAGTATAACCGTGCCCTAAGGGAAATACCCAAATTTCTGGGGATTTCCGGAGAGGACACGGAAGCCCTCATTGACCAGGTGGCCCGGGAGTGCCAGGAAATCTTCTCCTTTTTTGATCTGCCGGTTGAAAACATTCCCCCTTATTCTGAGCTGGTGGAGGAGGCCCATCAGGAACTGGAAAGACTGAGCCTCAACTGCGCGCTCATCCTGCGGCAACTCAAGGAGGAGAAGGCCCGGGCCGAGGAGCTGGCTCACAGACTCAGGGAGGCCAACGAGCGTCTGCGGCTGCTGAGTATTCTGGACGGTCTTACCGAACTCTACAATCACCGTTACTTTCAGGAACGCCTCAGGGAGGAGTTTGAGCGGGCCCGACGCTACCGGCGTTCTATTTCGCTTATTATGCTGGATATCGATCACTTCAAAAAGATAAATGATACCTACGGGCATCTTGCCGGCGATTTTATTCTGCGGGGACTTTCGCGTCTCATCCGCGAGAACATTCGTAAAAGTGACATACCGGCCCGATACGGAGGGGAGGAGTTTGCCATTATTCTTCCGGAGACCGATCTCAGGGGGGCCAGTGTGCTGGGTGAGAGATTGCGCGAAAAGGTGGCTCAGGAACCCTTTTATTTTGAGGAACACGCCATACGGGTGACCATAAGTGTGGGGGTGGCCAGTTGTTTTCCATCCATGAACGGCACCGATCCGAGAAAGCTTCTGGAAACCGCCGACAAGGCCCTTTATTATTCGAAAACTCACGGACGCAATCGGCTTACCGCGGTGATCGTCCACTGA
- a CDS encoding methyl-accepting chemotaxis protein: MHRLGLVWRMGLVFTIIVIFNLSGLIALFWAKKEYREVQRRVNEKVEDIQRLQDLKYQFTRWKVNILSGMFNLAEFRFSTTPLEKDLKGFVPHTQEERTFLKKIRDRFSRVRTISSRVLDMLSRADEWEDEDELRDALLDLYNEELSPLTKDTYRLLDQGLEAAKTDLLAYQRLAEEKLRLVSLLQAISVGLSVLLLILFGVYFHRKLKGGFTVLDTVLSRMAQGDFSQQVEVKGHDEIAEMLTKINRTIAELRPVVEKIRGISGELEGEAREMKAAAEEGMEINERTRLRAEAMERGAKDILGNTEAEAQAVNEISSAIQEISQNTAKASQVTGEAVEKARLAQEVIHKVGQVSREIESVIQLITGVAEQTKFLALNATIEAARAGEAGKGFAVVANEVKELARQTAEATGDITRRIRAMQAEASQAVQATDEIVNIIEELNQIASTIAAAVEEQSAVISQIAEKLEATRGNAEELSSEAREAYEAAVQAVESARRNLEQARGLSRLAQELASLAGQFRV, encoded by the coding sequence ATGCATCGCCTTGGACTGGTGTGGCGAATGGGACTGGTTTTTACCATCATTGTCATTTTCAATTTGTCGGGCCTTATAGCCCTCTTCTGGGCCAAAAAGGAATATCGAGAGGTCCAGAGGAGAGTGAATGAGAAGGTGGAAGACATCCAGCGCCTCCAGGATCTAAAGTACCAGTTCACCCGCTGGAAAGTAAACATTCTTTCGGGCATGTTCAATCTGGCCGAGTTCCGATTCTCCACCACCCCTCTGGAAAAGGATCTGAAGGGATTTGTCCCTCACACGCAAGAGGAAAGAACATTTTTAAAGAAGATTCGAGATCGTTTTAGCAGAGTCAGGACCATATCTTCTCGTGTGCTGGATATGCTCTCCCGGGCCGACGAGTGGGAGGACGAGGACGAGCTGCGGGACGCCCTTCTCGATCTCTACAACGAGGAACTGAGCCCCCTCACCAAGGACACCTACAGGTTGCTGGATCAGGGTCTGGAGGCGGCGAAAACCGATCTTCTGGCCTATCAACGCCTTGCGGAGGAGAAGTTGCGCCTGGTCTCCCTTCTTCAGGCGATAAGCGTGGGGCTTTCGGTGTTGCTCCTGATACTTTTCGGGGTTTACTTTCATCGGAAACTTAAGGGAGGTTTTACCGTTCTCGACACCGTGCTCTCCCGCATGGCGCAGGGGGACTTTTCGCAGCAGGTGGAGGTGAAAGGGCACGACGAGATCGCCGAAATGCTCACCAAGATCAACCGGACCATAGCGGAACTGCGTCCGGTGGTGGAGAAGATCCGGGGCATATCCGGGGAGCTCGAGGGCGAGGCCCGGGAGATGAAGGCCGCGGCCGAGGAAGGGATGGAGATAAACGAGCGTACCCGTCTGCGGGCCGAGGCCATGGAGCGGGGGGCCAAGGACATTCTGGGCAACACCGAGGCCGAAGCCCAGGCGGTAAACGAGATCTCCTCGGCCATTCAAGAGATCAGCCAGAACACCGCCAAGGCCAGTCAGGTCACGGGCGAGGCCGTGGAGAAGGCCCGGCTGGCCCAGGAGGTCATTCACAAGGTGGGGCAGGTCTCCCGGGAGATCGAGTCGGTGATCCAGCTCATCACCGGGGTGGCCGAGCAGACGAAGTTTCTGGCCCTCAACGCCACCATCGAGGCGGCCCGGGCCGGGGAGGCCGGAAAGGGATTCGCCGTGGTGGCCAACGAGGTGAAGGAACTGGCCCGGCAGACCGCCGAGGCCACCGGGGACATCACCCGGAGGATCCGGGCCATGCAGGCCGAGGCCTCCCAGGCCGTGCAGGCCACGGACGAGATCGTGAACATCATCGAGGAGCTGAACCAGATCGCCTCCACCATCGCCGCGGCGGTGGAGGAGCAGTCCGCGGTGATCTCTCAGATTGCCGAAAAGCTCGAGGCCACCCGGGGCAACGCCGAGGAGCTTTCCTCGGAGGCCCGGGAGGCCTACGAGGCGGCGGTGCAGGCCGTGGAAAGCGCCCGCAGGAACCTGGAGCAAGCCCGGGGCCTCTCCCGACTGGCTCAGGAACTGGCCTCCCTGGCCGGACAGTTCCGGGTCTGA
- a CDS encoding tetratricopeptide repeat protein, with protein sequence MGPQELFEEGAFLLMKQRFEEAIEYLSRAIEADPGMVKAYHARAAAYLKLERLDEAEADLRKALSLEPENPRLYFRLGQIFYRRSQLTENEADKKALLEKALEQFNRAIDIEPLYAAAFMARSQVYRDMGEEELADFDLDKAAAVQRETAKARKIIDF encoded by the coding sequence ATGGGTCCGCAGGAACTCTTTGAGGAAGGGGCTTTTCTCCTGATGAAGCAGCGCTTCGAGGAGGCCATAGAGTATCTTTCCCGGGCCATCGAGGCCGATCCCGGGATGGTCAAGGCCTATCATGCGCGGGCTGCGGCCTATCTCAAGCTCGAGCGTCTTGACGAGGCGGAGGCCGACCTTCGCAAGGCCCTCTCCCTGGAACCGGAAAACCCCCGTCTCTACTTTCGCCTGGGGCAAATCTTCTATCGCCGGAGTCAGCTCACCGAAAACGAGGCGGACAAAAAGGCTCTTCTGGAAAAGGCCCTGGAGCAGTTCAACCGGGCCATCGACATAGAACCTCTTTACGCCGCGGCTTTTATGGCCCGCAGCCAGGTTTATCGCGACATGGGGGAGGAGGAGCTGGCTGACTTCGATCTGGACAAGGCCGCGGCGGTGCAGCGGGAGACCGCCAAGGCTCGAAAGATCATCGACTTTTAG
- a CDS encoding branched-chain amino acid aminotransferase yields the protein MEIELRVLPEDRRRPVPELKNLVFGRLFTEHMFVMEYDCEKGWHSARIEPYHSIELDPAAIVLHYAQTIFEGLKAYYGVDGRIRLFRPRENMRRLNRGAERLCMPRVDEEFVLSAIKRLVLIDRAWIPREKGAALYIRPFMFGTEPSLGVKPSHSYLFLVILSPVSAYYQEGFNPVKIYVTDEFVRAAPGGTGEVKAGGNYAASLKAAELARKKGYTQVLWLDAVERRYVEEVGTMNIFFYFKDELVTPALSGSILPGITRDSVLRLARHWGLPVSERRVSIEEVIEGIESGRLRECFGTGTAAVISPVGALSYRGREYLINNGETGPLARRLFDELTAIQYGEKEDPFDWTVILD from the coding sequence ATGGAAATAGAACTTCGCGTTCTTCCGGAGGATCGGCGACGGCCGGTACCGGAGCTTAAGAACCTGGTCTTCGGGAGGCTCTTTACCGAGCACATGTTCGTGATGGAATACGACTGTGAAAAGGGCTGGCATTCGGCCCGCATTGAGCCCTATCACTCCATAGAACTGGATCCCGCGGCCATCGTTCTGCATTACGCCCAGACCATCTTCGAGGGGCTCAAGGCCTATTACGGGGTGGACGGGCGCATCCGCCTTTTTCGACCCCGGGAGAACATGCGGCGGCTCAATCGGGGGGCCGAGCGCCTCTGCATGCCCCGGGTGGACGAGGAGTTCGTTCTTTCGGCCATCAAGAGGCTGGTCCTTATCGATCGGGCCTGGATCCCCCGGGAAAAGGGCGCCGCGCTTTACATTCGCCCCTTCATGTTCGGGACCGAACCCTCCCTGGGGGTGAAACCCAGCCATTCCTACCTCTTCCTGGTCATTCTTTCCCCGGTGAGCGCTTACTACCAGGAGGGCTTCAACCCGGTGAAGATTTATGTTACCGACGAGTTCGTCCGGGCCGCTCCGGGAGGCACGGGGGAGGTAAAGGCCGGAGGCAATTACGCGGCCAGTCTCAAGGCCGCGGAGCTGGCCAGAAAAAAGGGCTACACCCAGGTCCTGTGGCTCGACGCCGTGGAGCGGCGCTATGTGGAGGAAGTGGGCACCATGAACATCTTCTTCTATTTCAAGGACGAGCTGGTCACCCCGGCCCTTTCCGGAAGCATTCTCCCGGGAATCACCCGCGATTCGGTTCTTCGCCTGGCCCGCCACTGGGGGCTTCCGGTCTCGGAAAGACGGGTGAGCATCGAGGAGGTCATCGAGGGGATAGAGAGTGGCCGCCTGCGGGAGTGTTTCGGCACCGGCACCGCCGCGGTGATCTCCCCCGTGGGGGCCCTGAGTTATCGGGGGCGGGAATACCTGATAAACAATGGTGAAACCGGGCCCCTGGCCCGCAGGCTCTTCGACGAGCTGACCGCCATCCAGTACGGGGAGAAGGAGGACCCCTTCGACTGGACGGTGATCCTGGACTAA